The Oxalobacteraceae bacterium OTU3CINTB1 genome includes a window with the following:
- a CDS encoding ATP-binding cassette domain-containing protein, translated as MADLALVPEKACGPGAGTGELTLDGSVPIVDITGLWTKYGRTVVHQDLNLEIEQGEIMSIVGGSGTGKTTLLRQMLGLERPARGCVRVFGEDISEIGPAQLQQLRNHWGMLFQQGALYSALTVFENIAQPMRELQVLPEDLVRDAVLLKMNMVGLGPEHAVKMPSDLSGGMVKRVALARALALEPKLLFLDEPTAGLDPDLSEAFVSLIKSLHRELGLTVVMVTHDLDTLFALSTRIAVLAEKHVIALGPLQDVLKVDHPFIKEFFLGDRGRRALEALDEKTLDEKTNKDH; from the coding sequence ATGGCCGATCTTGCACTCGTCCCCGAAAAAGCCTGCGGTCCGGGCGCCGGCACCGGTGAGCTGACGCTCGACGGCAGCGTGCCGATCGTCGACATCACCGGCCTGTGGACCAAATACGGCCGCACCGTCGTGCACCAGGACTTGAACCTGGAAATCGAACAGGGCGAGATCATGTCGATCGTCGGCGGTTCCGGCACCGGCAAGACCACCCTGCTGCGCCAGATGCTGGGCCTCGAACGTCCCGCGCGCGGCTGCGTGCGCGTGTTCGGCGAAGACATCAGCGAGATCGGTCCGGCCCAGCTCCAGCAGCTGCGCAACCATTGGGGTATGCTGTTCCAGCAAGGCGCGCTGTATTCGGCGCTGACGGTGTTCGAGAACATCGCCCAGCCGATGCGCGAGTTGCAGGTGCTGCCGGAAGACCTGGTGCGCGACGCCGTGCTGCTGAAAATGAATATGGTCGGCCTGGGACCGGAACATGCGGTCAAGATGCCGTCCGACCTGTCCGGCGGCATGGTCAAGCGCGTGGCGCTGGCCCGTGCGCTGGCGCTGGAGCCGAAGCTGCTGTTCCTCGACGAGCCGACCGCCGGCCTCGATCCCGACCTGTCGGAAGCGTTTGTATCGCTGATCAAATCGCTGCACCGGGAACTGGGGCTGACGGTCGTCATGGTCACGCACGATCTGGATACGCTGTTCGCGCTGTCGACGCGCATCGCCGTACTGGCGGAAAAACACGTGATCGCCCTTGGCCCGTTGCAGGATGTGCTGAAGGTCGACCACCCGTTCATCAAGGAGTTCTTCCTGGGCGACCGGGGACGCCGCGCACTGGAGGCGCTGGACGAAAAAACGCTGGACGAAAAAACCAACAAGGATCACTGA
- a CDS encoding ABC transporter permease, which yields MPTAQEPTLTLNPGAANGPSVAAGGTWQVHALAQGKAMATITGLLKSLKADKVRWDLSAIDSMDHIGAQLFWNAWGKTRPPDLHLAPGQEEFFNRLETTGKLELPRPRQARLTWVMKLGFAMLLFFEHMAGFIALIGQLTLDLWRFVRAPQRGPWKEISANIFHAGFQALGITALVGFLIGVVLSFLSAQQLRAFGGDIYLVNLLGMSVIRELGPLLAAILVAGRSGSSITAQLGVMRVTEELDAMLVMGISHGFRLVMPKVLALAISMPLLVIWTDSMALIGGMLSAQVELGLSPQYFISKLPDAVPLANYMIGLGKGVVFGMLIALVSCHFGLRIKPNTESLGRGTTTSVVTAITVVILADAVFAILFNGVGF from the coding sequence ATGCCTACAGCCCAAGAGCCTACCCTCACCCTCAATCCTGGTGCCGCCAACGGCCCGTCGGTCGCGGCGGGCGGCACCTGGCAAGTGCACGCTCTGGCGCAGGGCAAGGCGATGGCCACCATCACCGGGCTGCTGAAATCCCTCAAGGCCGACAAAGTCCGCTGGGACCTGTCGGCGATCGACAGCATGGACCATATCGGCGCCCAGCTGTTCTGGAACGCCTGGGGCAAAACCCGCCCGCCCGACCTGCACCTGGCGCCCGGGCAGGAAGAATTCTTCAACCGGCTCGAAACCACCGGCAAGCTCGAACTGCCGCGTCCACGCCAGGCGCGCCTGACGTGGGTGATGAAGCTCGGCTTCGCGATGCTGCTGTTCTTCGAGCACATGGCCGGCTTCATCGCGCTGATCGGCCAACTGACGCTGGACCTGTGGCGCTTCGTCCGCGCGCCGCAACGCGGTCCGTGGAAGGAAATCTCGGCCAACATCTTCCACGCCGGCTTCCAGGCGCTGGGCATCACGGCGCTGGTCGGATTCCTGATCGGCGTGGTGCTGTCGTTCCTCTCCGCGCAGCAGCTGCGCGCCTTCGGCGGCGACATCTACCTGGTCAACCTGCTCGGCATGAGCGTCATCCGCGAACTGGGACCGCTGCTGGCGGCGATCCTGGTCGCCGGCCGCTCGGGCTCCTCGATCACCGCGCAACTGGGCGTGATGCGGGTCACCGAGGAACTGGACGCCATGCTGGTGATGGGCATCTCGCACGGCTTCCGCCTGGTGATGCCGAAAGTGCTGGCACTGGCGATCTCGATGCCGCTGCTGGTGATCTGGACCGATTCGATGGCGCTGATCGGCGGCATGCTGTCGGCGCAGGTGGAACTGGGCCTGTCGCCGCAGTACTTCATCTCCAAGCTGCCGGACGCGGTGCCGCTGGCGAACTACATGATCGGCCTTGGCAAGGGCGTGGTGTTCGGCATGCTGATCGCGCTGGTGTCGTGCCACTTCGGCCTGCGCATCAAGCCGAATACGGAAAGCCTGGGACGCGGCACCACCACCTCGGTGGTCACGGCCATCACCGTCGTCATCCTGGCCGACGCGGTGTTCGCCATCCTGTTCAACGGCGTGGGGTTCTGA
- the pssA gene encoding CDP-diacylglycerol--serine O-phosphatidyltransferase, translating to MKPINQARVRRAKFALPSMVTLMSIACGFGSIVISVDNALVGSAEDYRLAAILLVLAGVFDALDGFVARATNTSSEFGMQLDSIADVMNFGCAPGLLLYCYGFVQLGVDHPTLLRAGGIASFFFVACGALRLARFNVSVGRTDPRYFVGMPITAGAACVASVVVAWPDPAAATWHAILVVLLLFVVGTLMVSTVRFPSSKQKKSWGALALLVVNLGLLAWLQAAYFVLFFVVYIAFTLALNLAWKKGWKGIAPPVVYDDI from the coding sequence TTGAAACCTATCAATCAAGCGCGCGTACGGCGCGCCAAGTTCGCTCTGCCCAGTATGGTGACGTTGATGTCCATCGCCTGCGGCTTCGGCAGTATCGTCATCTCGGTCGACAACGCGCTCGTCGGGTCCGCCGAGGACTACCGGCTGGCGGCCATTTTGCTGGTGCTGGCCGGCGTGTTCGACGCGCTCGACGGCTTTGTCGCGCGCGCCACCAACACCTCGTCCGAGTTCGGCATGCAGCTCGACTCCATCGCCGACGTGATGAATTTCGGCTGCGCGCCGGGGCTACTGCTGTATTGCTATGGATTCGTGCAACTGGGCGTGGACCATCCGACCCTGCTGCGGGCCGGCGGCATCGCCAGCTTCTTCTTTGTCGCCTGCGGGGCATTGCGGCTGGCGCGCTTCAATGTCAGTGTCGGCCGGACCGACCCGCGCTATTTCGTCGGCATGCCGATCACGGCGGGGGCGGCTTGCGTGGCGTCGGTGGTGGTGGCCTGGCCGGACCCGGCGGCCGCCACATGGCATGCGATTCTGGTCGTGTTGCTGTTGTTTGTGGTCGGCACGCTGATGGTGTCGACCGTGCGCTTCCCAAGTTCCAAGCAGAAGAAGAGCTGGGGCGCGCTGGCGTTGTTGGTGGTGAATCTGGGCTTGCTGGCCTGGTTGCAGGCCGCGTATTTCGTGCTGTTCTTCGTGGTGTACATCGCCTTCACGCTGGCGCTGAACCTGGCCTGGAAGAAGGGCTGGAAGGGGATCGCGCCGCCGGTCGTCTATGACGACATTTGA
- a CDS encoding (2Fe-2S) ferredoxin domain-containing protein, with protein MSDTPYFKHHVFFCMNKRDDGRNSCGDHGAETAQKHAKKRCKQLDINGHGGVRINQAGCLDRCEEGPVLVVYPEGVWYTYVDTSDIDEIIDSHLVQGKIVDRLKI; from the coding sequence ATGAGCGACACTCCGTATTTCAAACACCACGTCTTCTTCTGCATGAACAAGCGTGACGACGGCCGCAACAGCTGCGGCGACCACGGCGCCGAAACCGCCCAAAAGCACGCCAAGAAACGCTGCAAGCAGCTCGACATCAACGGCCACGGCGGTGTCCGCATCAACCAGGCAGGCTGCCTGGACCGTTGCGAAGAAGGCCCGGTGCTGGTGGTTTATCCCGAAGGCGTCTGGTACACCTACGTCGACACCAGCGACATCGATGAAATCATCGACAGCCACCTGGTACAGGGCAAGATTGTTGACCGTCTTAAAATCTAA
- a CDS encoding D-alanyl-D-alanine carboxypeptidase yields MKKLIAALATSVMLMSAAVAQTLPPPTIAAKSWLLLDATSGQVIASQDPNARVEPASLTKIMTAYVVFGALRDKKVTLNQMVNVSTKAWKVDASSSKMFIDPATPVSIDDLLHGLMIQSGNDAAVALAEAVAGDESAFVVMMNKEAERMGLKSTRFANPHGLPSPDNFSTAQDLSVLAKRVILDFPQFYKIDSVKSFTYNKITQPNRNRLLWLDPTVDGMKTGHTEAAGYCMIASARRPNGASERRLISVVLGTNSDNTRTQESQKLLNWGFQNFDTVKLYSKGQAIATPEIWKGSQSAVKIGFTSDVMVTVPKGVAAKMKPVLERKDPLVAPLPLNTRVGSLKMMVDGKPLLELPVVALENVEEASIFGRAWDSIRLWMN; encoded by the coding sequence ATGAAAAAATTGATCGCGGCACTGGCCACCAGTGTGATGTTGATGTCCGCCGCTGTGGCCCAAACCCTGCCGCCCCCTACCATCGCCGCCAAATCCTGGCTATTGCTGGACGCCACCAGCGGCCAGGTGATCGCCTCGCAAGATCCCAACGCCCGCGTCGAGCCGGCCTCGCTGACCAAGATCATGACGGCCTACGTCGTCTTCGGCGCGCTGCGCGACAAGAAGGTCACCTTGAACCAGATGGTCAACGTCTCGACCAAGGCGTGGAAGGTCGACGCTTCCAGCTCGAAGATGTTCATCGACCCGGCCACGCCGGTCAGCATCGACGACCTGCTGCACGGTCTGATGATTCAATCGGGCAATGACGCCGCCGTCGCGCTGGCCGAAGCGGTCGCCGGCGACGAATCGGCCTTCGTCGTCATGATGAACAAGGAAGCCGAGCGCATGGGCTTGAAGTCGACCCGCTTCGCCAATCCGCACGGCCTGCCGAGCCCGGATAACTTCTCCACGGCACAAGACCTGTCGGTCTTGGCCAAGCGCGTGATCCTGGACTTCCCGCAGTTCTACAAGATCGACTCGGTCAAGAGCTTCACCTACAACAAGATCACGCAGCCGAACCGCAACCGCCTGCTGTGGCTGGACCCGACCGTCGACGGCATGAAGACCGGCCACACCGAAGCGGCCGGCTATTGCATGATCGCCTCGGCGCGGCGTCCGAACGGCGCCAGCGAGCGCCGCCTGATCTCGGTGGTGCTGGGCACCAATTCCGACAACACGCGCACGCAGGAAAGCCAGAAGCTGCTGAACTGGGGCTTCCAGAACTTCGACACGGTCAAGCTGTACTCCAAGGGCCAGGCCATCGCGACGCCGGAAATCTGGAAGGGCTCGCAAAGCGCGGTCAAGATCGGTTTCACCAGCGACGTGATGGTGACGGTGCCGAAGGGTGTCGCCGCCAAGATGAAGCCGGTGCTGGAGCGTAAGGACCCGCTGGTCGCGCCGCTGCCGCTGAACACCCGCGTCGGCTCGCTGAAGATGATGGTGGACGGCAAACCGCTGCTGGAACTGCCGGTGGTGGCGCTGGAAAACGTCGAAGAAGCGTCGATCTTCGGCCGCGCCTGGGATTCGATTCGTCTCTGGATGAACTAA
- a CDS encoding ABC-type transport auxiliary lipoprotein family protein, which yields MTTTLRARATISAALIAAVLLSACASKGPTNANYDFGPLPPPPRTAGANGIGAIIVADATGPASLDTERMHYRLLYADARQSRPYAYNQWTSTPLQLVTQRMKARIAQAGVKVLSTTDSAASVNLLRLEVDDFAQNFETATQSSGNISLRASVFRSHRLVDQKTFTRSAPAPSADAAGGARALADASDALAADVLVWLAALPPQGQ from the coding sequence ATGACCACGACCCTGCGCGCTCGCGCCACCATCAGCGCCGCCCTCATCGCCGCCGTTTTGCTCAGCGCCTGCGCCAGCAAAGGCCCAACCAATGCCAACTACGACTTCGGCCCGCTGCCGCCGCCACCCCGGACGGCAGGCGCGAACGGCATCGGCGCCATCATCGTCGCCGACGCCACCGGCCCGGCGTCGCTCGACACGGAGCGCATGCATTACCGCCTGCTGTACGCCGACGCGCGCCAGTCGCGCCCCTACGCCTACAACCAGTGGACCAGCACCCCGCTGCAGCTGGTCACGCAGCGCATGAAGGCGCGCATCGCGCAGGCCGGCGTGAAGGTGCTGTCGACCACCGACTCCGCCGCCAGCGTCAACCTGCTGCGGCTGGAGGTCGACGACTTCGCCCAGAACTTCGAGACGGCCACGCAAAGCAGCGGCAATATCAGCCTGCGCGCCTCGGTGTTCCGCAGCCACCGCCTAGTGGACCAGAAGACCTTCACCCGCAGCGCCCCGGCGCCGAGCGCGGACGCCGCCGGCGGCGCGCGCGCCTTGGCCGACGCTTCCGACGCGCTGGCCGCCGACGTGCTGGTGTGGCTGGCGGCGCTGCCGCCGCAGGGGCAATGA
- a CDS encoding MlaD family protein yields the protein MENRSHALTTGFFTITLLIAAILFGIWFNRDRVERAPYVIATTQSVPGLNPQAPVRYRGLEVGKVGGIAFNPKMAGQILVTLNINTDAPITKTTYATLGYQGVTGIAFIQLDDEQTGSPLLATSNEAPAVIPLRQGFLDQVEKRGKEILSQTEEVTKRLNTLLSPENQKIMLAAFADVSETANKYRDLPAKLEPTIVKLPALANEVQRTLVSVNALATDVNRLTTGLQAPDGPIARVSGTVDRIGLSVESVAGGLELDTLPQVNSLADDTRSSMRALRKTMNKINDRPQSLIFGAPGTPPGPGEEGFTAPTK from the coding sequence ATGGAAAACAGATCACACGCACTCACCACCGGCTTTTTCACGATCACGCTGCTGATCGCGGCGATCCTGTTCGGCATCTGGTTCAACCGCGACCGCGTCGAGCGGGCGCCGTACGTGATCGCCACCACGCAATCGGTGCCGGGCCTGAATCCGCAGGCGCCGGTGCGCTACCGCGGCCTGGAAGTGGGCAAGGTCGGCGGCATCGCCTTCAATCCCAAGATGGCCGGCCAGATCCTCGTCACCCTCAACATCAACACCGACGCGCCGATCACCAAGACCACCTACGCCACCCTGGGCTACCAGGGCGTGACCGGCATCGCCTTCATCCAGCTCGACGACGAGCAAACCGGTTCGCCGCTGCTGGCCACCAGCAACGAGGCGCCGGCCGTCATCCCGCTGCGCCAGGGCTTCCTGGACCAGGTGGAAAAACGCGGCAAGGAGATCCTGTCGCAGACCGAGGAAGTGACCAAACGCCTCAACACCCTGCTCAGCCCCGAGAACCAGAAGATCATGCTGGCGGCGTTCGCAGACGTCAGCGAGACCGCCAACAAATACCGCGACCTGCCAGCCAAGCTGGAACCGACCATCGTCAAGCTGCCGGCGCTGGCCAACGAGGTGCAAAGGACGCTGGTCTCCGTCAACGCGCTGGCGACCGACGTCAATCGCCTGACCACCGGCCTGCAAGCGCCGGACGGCCCGATCGCGCGCGTGAGCGGCACCGTCGACCGCATCGGCCTGTCGGTCGAATCGGTGGCCGGCGGCCTGGAACTGGACACGCTGCCGCAAGTGAACTCGCTGGCCGACGACACCCGCTCGTCGATGCGCGCGCTGCGCAAGACCATGAACAAGATTAACGATCGTCCGCAAAGCCTGATCTTCGGCGCTCCCGGCACCCCGCCCGGCCCGGGGGAAGAAGGCTTTACCGCTCCGACCAAATAA
- a CDS encoding HDOD domain-containing protein, translated as MGFLSFLRSKAQPATPAAGVSLMEPPPEPPPVPAAVKPSAGDPEAIVVRAEIVDTRSRLRGYRFSVPVGANGLPLAEQLAIDTMAAARLPEFAQDRLSLVQLSMDAVASRHYLPLIAPHTIFMLDRKATDLPVTQIAERMAALRQSGCKVALRGLSLDAEDVPLLALCDLAMLYLNEHALADFQTLAKQLRMRYPDMMLAVDGVESWDEQRMCLSWGCDYFLGHYLTTSDQVDPDAKIDQSRMTSIELLNLLRTDAELPAMIEVAKRDPGMTFQVLQWANAPSNGQATKVTSLQQAFMVLGRNQLYRGLTVSMFRLGGGANRERDASLLEVALTRARFLETCSPLPLAKRDELFLVGLLSLFDVLLGVPMANLVGKMHLSDDIRDVLLGSEGVYGPYLMMVLLLERDKVERALEIARTLGMEPEGLAECGQAAFRWAQESMRYTGDSGNTGNTGNT; from the coding sequence GTGGGATTTTTGTCTTTTCTGAGGTCGAAGGCGCAGCCCGCCACACCTGCCGCCGGCGTGTCCCTCATGGAGCCGCCGCCGGAGCCGCCACCGGTGCCGGCGGCGGTCAAGCCTTCCGCCGGCGATCCGGAGGCCATCGTCGTGCGCGCCGAGATCGTCGACACGCGCAGCCGCCTGCGCGGCTACCGGTTCTCGGTTCCCGTGGGCGCCAACGGGCTGCCATTGGCCGAGCAGCTGGCGATCGACACCATGGCCGCCGCCCGCCTGCCCGAGTTCGCGCAGGACCGCCTGTCGCTGGTGCAGCTGAGCATGGATGCTGTGGCATCCCGACATTACCTGCCGCTGATCGCGCCGCACACCATATTTATGCTGGATCGCAAGGCGACCGACCTGCCGGTGACGCAGATCGCCGAGCGCATGGCCGCGCTGCGCCAGTCCGGCTGCAAGGTCGCCTTGCGCGGCCTGTCGCTGGACGCCGAAGACGTGCCGCTGCTGGCGCTGTGCGACTTGGCGATGCTGTACTTGAATGAACATGCGCTGGCGGATTTCCAGACGCTCGCCAAGCAATTGCGCATGCGCTATCCGGACATGATGCTGGCGGTGGACGGCGTCGAGTCGTGGGACGAGCAGCGCATGTGCCTGTCGTGGGGCTGCGATTATTTCCTCGGCCACTACCTCACCACCAGCGACCAGGTCGATCCGGACGCCAAGATCGATCAAAGCCGGATGACGTCGATTGAGCTGCTGAACCTGCTGCGTACCGACGCCGAACTGCCCGCCATGATCGAGGTGGCCAAGCGCGACCCCGGCATGACGTTCCAGGTGCTGCAATGGGCCAATGCGCCGAGCAACGGCCAGGCCACCAAGGTCACCAGCCTGCAGCAGGCGTTCATGGTGCTGGGGCGCAATCAGCTGTATCGCGGGTTGACGGTGTCGATGTTCCGGCTGGGCGGCGGCGCCAATCGGGAGCGCGACGCGTCGCTGCTGGAAGTGGCGCTGACGCGCGCGCGTTTCCTGGAGACGTGCAGTCCGCTGCCGTTGGCCAAGCGGGACGAATTGTTCCTGGTGGGGTTGTTGTCGCTGTTCGATGTGCTGCTGGGCGTGCCGATGGCCAATCTGGTCGGCAAGATGCATCTGTCGGACGACATCCGCGATGTGCTGCTGGGCAGCGAGGGTGTTTACGGGCCGTATTTGATGATGGTGCTGCTGCTGGAGCGGGACAAGGTCGAGCGGGCATTGGAGATCGCGCGGACGCTGGGGATGGAGCCTGAGGGATTGGCGGAATGCGGACAAGCCGCCTTTCGATGGGCACAGGAATCGATGCGTTACACAGGAGACTCGGGAAACACGGGAAACACGGGAAACACGTAG
- a CDS encoding VanZ family protein, protein MTQPAASAPPAPAHVRKGSPLSRAALLAYLLLIIYASWFPFSGWQNQGLSPLIFLETSSMPRYWTKFDAIINVVGYVPLGALIVYSLYPRIRGIFAFLLAAVCGLLVSGTMEAVQTYLPSRVSSNLDFYTNAAGCAVGALIGVLTVRRLLDESPLQRLRRAWFAPHASQGLVLLALWPLAQIYPQSFLFGLGQLLPILSDWLSQLLDMEIDLASYVRPDMVLTVEQYWLSETIITACGMVGAALTLLCLLRKPAPRALLVAAMIGSAIVVKALATALLFSPENAFAWVTPGAEGGFLIGAIMLAGLTFAPQVAQRRLGAVTLLLSLVIINTTPANPYFVATLQTWVQGKFLNFNGAAQFLSLLWPFFAVWFLWLPSHKLNKEPREPREPNTGAGQGRVS, encoded by the coding sequence ATGACACAACCGGCAGCATCGGCGCCGCCAGCTCCGGCGCACGTCCGCAAAGGCTCGCCGCTGTCGCGCGCGGCGCTGCTGGCTTATCTGCTGCTGATCATCTACGCCAGCTGGTTCCCGTTCTCCGGCTGGCAGAACCAGGGCCTGTCGCCGCTGATCTTCCTCGAAACCTCGAGCATGCCGCGCTACTGGACCAAGTTCGACGCCATCATCAACGTGGTCGGCTACGTGCCTTTGGGGGCGCTGATCGTCTACTCGCTGTACCCGCGCATCCGCGGCATCTTCGCCTTCCTGCTGGCCGCCGTGTGCGGGCTGCTGGTGTCCGGCACGATGGAAGCGGTGCAAACCTATCTGCCCAGCCGCGTCTCGTCCAACCTCGACTTCTACACCAACGCCGCCGGCTGCGCGGTCGGCGCGCTGATCGGCGTGCTGACGGTACGGCGGCTGCTCGACGAAAGCCCGCTGCAACGGCTGCGGCGCGCCTGGTTCGCGCCGCACGCCAGCCAGGGCCTGGTGCTGCTGGCGCTGTGGCCGCTGGCGCAGATCTATCCGCAAAGCTTCCTGTTCGGCCTGGGCCAGCTGCTGCCGATCCTGTCGGACTGGCTGTCGCAGCTGCTCGACATGGAGATCGACCTGGCCAGCTACGTGCGCCCGGACATGGTGCTGACGGTCGAACAATACTGGCTGTCGGAGACCATCATCACCGCCTGCGGCATGGTGGGCGCGGCGCTCACCTTGCTGTGCCTGCTGCGCAAGCCGGCCCCGCGCGCGCTGCTGGTGGCGGCCATGATCGGCTCGGCCATCGTCGTCAAGGCGCTGGCGACGGCGCTGCTGTTTTCGCCGGAGAACGCCTTCGCCTGGGTGACGCCGGGCGCCGAGGGCGGCTTCCTGATCGGCGCCATCATGCTGGCCGGCCTGACCTTCGCGCCACAGGTGGCGCAGCGGCGGCTGGGCGCGGTCACCTTGCTGCTGAGCCTTGTGATCATCAACACCACCCCCGCCAACCCGTATTTCGTGGCCACTTTGCAAACATGGGTGCAAGGCAAGTTCCTCAACTTCAATGGCGCGGCGCAATTCCTGTCGCTGCTGTGGCCGTTCTTCGCGGTCTGGTTCCTGTGGTTGCCATCGCACAAGCTCAACAAGGAACCCAGGGAGCCCAGAGAGCCAAACACCGGCGCCGGCCAAGGGCGGGTATCATAG
- a CDS encoding alpha/beta hydrolase — protein MNKNEKFTLAGNAGLMEGQIDYPKNDTPVGVALVAHPHPLYGGTMDNKVAVTLARTFASLGYVVARINFRGVGASEGVHDHGHGETDDMAILHAWMTGKYPGLPVALGGFSFGTFVQSKLAQRLVAAGTPAERLVLVGSAAKKWEMADIPADTILIHGENDDTIPLIDVLDWLRPQEIPVIVIPGADHFFHRKLQHIKSWVTQLWRRPGDVAGTETDTAAAD, from the coding sequence ATGAACAAGAACGAAAAATTCACCTTGGCGGGTAACGCCGGCCTGATGGAAGGCCAGATCGACTATCCGAAGAACGACACGCCGGTCGGCGTCGCCCTGGTGGCCCATCCGCACCCGCTGTACGGCGGCACGATGGACAACAAGGTGGCCGTCACCCTGGCGCGCACCTTCGCCAGCCTCGGCTACGTGGTGGCGCGCATCAACTTCCGTGGCGTCGGCGCCTCGGAGGGCGTGCACGACCACGGCCACGGCGAGACCGACGACATGGCCATCCTGCACGCCTGGATGACCGGGAAATATCCGGGCCTGCCGGTGGCGCTGGGCGGATTCTCGTTCGGCACATTCGTGCAGTCGAAGCTGGCGCAGCGCCTGGTCGCCGCCGGCACGCCGGCCGAGCGCCTGGTGCTGGTCGGCAGCGCCGCCAAGAAATGGGAGATGGCCGACATTCCAGCCGACACGATCCTGATCCACGGCGAAAATGACGACACCATCCCGCTGATCGACGTGCTCGACTGGCTGCGTCCGCAGGAAATCCCGGTGATCGTCATCCCGGGCGCCGACCACTTCTTCCACCGCAAGTTGCAACACATAAAAAGCTGGGTGACCCAGCTGTGGCGCCGTCCCGGCGACGTTGCCGGTACTGAAACGGACACCGCCGCGGCGGATTAA
- a CDS encoding aldo/keto reductase: MSYVPPTDLSCPSIVTSKGGPTLSRIVAGMWRMNEWNLTPQQRVSFIEQCLEMGVTSFDHADIYGGYGVEAVFGEALALQPSLRARMQLVSKCGIKLINAARPDHTIQHYDTSASHIIASAENSLRQLGTDHLDLLLIHRPDPLMNFDEIAEAFGRLRQEGKVRHFGVSNFSRHQFESLNRRIALATNQVEFSPLCVAPMFDETFDGLQDLGVSPMIWSPLAGGRLFSKDDAAGVRVSAVIQKIADEVGRPFGSVVFAWIMQLPSRPIPLTGSGRIQAVAEAVEAAQFTLSRSQWFEILRAARGHEVA; encoded by the coding sequence ATGAGCTACGTTCCGCCGACCGACCTGTCCTGCCCGTCCATCGTCACCAGCAAGGGTGGCCCGACCTTGTCGCGCATCGTCGCCGGCATGTGGCGCATGAACGAATGGAACCTGACGCCGCAGCAACGGGTGTCGTTCATCGAGCAGTGCCTGGAAATGGGCGTGACCAGTTTCGACCACGCGGACATTTACGGCGGCTACGGCGTGGAAGCGGTATTCGGCGAGGCGCTGGCACTGCAACCATCGCTGCGCGCGCGCATGCAGCTGGTGAGCAAGTGCGGCATCAAGCTGATCAACGCGGCGCGCCCGGACCATACGATCCAGCACTATGACACCAGCGCCAGCCATATCATCGCGTCGGCGGAAAACTCGCTGCGCCAGCTGGGCACCGATCATCTGGACCTGCTGCTGATCCACCGTCCCGATCCGCTGATGAATTTCGACGAGATCGCCGAAGCGTTCGGCCGTCTGCGCCAGGAGGGCAAGGTGCGGCATTTCGGCGTGTCCAACTTCAGCCGCCACCAGTTCGAGAGCCTGAACCGCCGCATCGCGCTGGCGACCAACCAGGTGGAGTTCTCCCCGCTGTGCGTGGCGCCGATGTTCGACGAGACCTTCGACGGCTTGCAGGATCTGGGGGTTTCGCCAATGATCTGGTCGCCGCTGGCCGGCGGCCGCCTGTTCAGCAAGGACGATGCGGCGGGCGTGCGGGTGAGCGCGGTGATCCAGAAGATCGCCGACGAAGTGGGGCGTCCGTTCGGCAGCGTGGTGTTTGCGTGGATTATGCAGTTGCCGAGCCGTCCTATTCCGCTGACCGGGTCGGGGCGGATTCAGGCGGTGGCGGAGGCGGTGGAGGCGGCGCAGTTCACGTTGAGCCGCAGCCAGTGGTTTGAGATCCTGCGCGCGGCGCGCGGGCACGAAGTCGCCTGA